The window AGAGGGTAAAAATGTATATGTCCGTTGGTTTCTGGGTGATGCCAAACAATGGAGAGCTGCCAATGATAAAGGGTATTTTGTGGAACGATCGGTAAAGGGTGCGAATAATTTTCAGCGATTGCACACTGCGCCCATAAGACCCATCACCGAACAGCAAGCACTCAAATACAACAAGGAGTCGGATGCGTTTGCACTTCATTCAATTCTAAAGGCTAAGCCCAATCCAGCCAAGCCTGCAGATCTTGAAGCAGATAATAGTGTATATGCCATGTTTATCTTATTGTCTTCATACGCCCCGGGTAATGCTTATTTATCTGCATCAGGTTTTACAGATTCCACTGCTGTTGTAGGAACCAGTTATGTGTATCGAGTGGTGGTAAATGGTATTCCTGTCAATAATCAAGACATCACTACCGCCGAAGTATCGGGCAATTCAATGAAAGGCAGCATGCCTGTAATCAGTGCCGCTTTTGGTGATAAAGTAGCTAAGCTTAGCTGGAATGTGGATTCAATCAAGCAAGAGTATCCTGTGGTGATAGTGGAACGCTCTACAGACACTATTAACTATACACGTATCACAGGCCGTCCATTGATTACCTCACTTGAACAAGAAGGCGCGGATGCAGATTCTACTAAGGGACTTATGGGTTACAGCGATGAATCTGTGGTCAACAAAACCACTTATTATTACCGCTTGCGCGGGATCAATATTTTTGGCGTGTTGAGTGATCCCAGTAATGTTGTTTCAGGCCGTCCCGAGCCGGCTTTTGCATCGAGACCAAGAATTCTTTCTGTAGATACCCTTGCCAATCGATTTGCAATGACTTTCTCTATAGTTGATTCACTCAAATCTCAGGTCAGCAATTATGAAATCTGGACTTCAGAAACCAGCGACGATTCTACCTTTGTTAAGTTAACCCAGTTTACGCCCAAGCGTGGGCCGGGTGTGATGCAAACATCATTTGCCTATCAACCCAAAGAGACCAACTATTTTGTATTGAAAGCGGTGCTCAAAAAAGATCGCTCTGCCATTGCTTCTGTTCCTTATTTGTACTTGCTCAAAGATTCTATTCCGCCCGTAGCACCTTTAGGGCTTGTTGGCAAAATTGATACTGCAGGCAATGTAGTGCTTACTTGGACGGCCAATACCGAAGAAGATCTCAACGGGTATAAAGTGTATAAGTCCACCGTAGGGCCTGATAGCAAAACAGTTATCCCTTTGCAAGCTGAGCCGCTCACTGTTACTGAGTTCAAAGAGAAAGTACTGGTGAAGCAATTGAATCGCGATATCTATTATACAATAACCGCATTGGACAATAAGTTCAATGAATCGAAGTATGCCAGTTTTATTTTGGTGCAAAGACCTGATGTAATCGCGCC is drawn from Chitinophagales bacterium and contains these coding sequences:
- a CDS encoding fibronectin type III domain-containing protein, with translation MLLVLSGLSYGSMAQLSAPTTVKTVAFKEGKNVYVRWFLGDAKQWRAANDKGYFVERSVKGANNFQRLHTAPIRPITEQQALKYNKESDAFALHSILKAKPNPAKPADLEADNSVYAMFILLSSYAPGNAYLSASGFTDSTAVVGTSYVYRVVVNGIPVNNQDITTAEVSGNSMKGSMPVISAAFGDKVAKLSWNVDSIKQEYPVVIVERSTDTINYTRITGRPLITSLEQEGADADSTKGLMGYSDESVVNKTTYYYRLRGINIFGVLSDPSNVVSGRPEPAFASRPRILSVDTLANRFAMTFSIVDSLKSQVSNYEIWTSETSDDSTFVKLTQFTPKRGPGVMQTSFAYQPKETNYFVLKAVLKKDRSAIASVPYLYLLKDSIPPVAPLGLVGKIDTAGNVVLTWTANTEEDLNGYKVYKSTVGPDSKTVIPLQAEPLTVTEFKEKVLVKQLNRDIYYTITALDNKFNESKYASFILVQRPDVIAPAPPVLRTVQMQPDGKSIAIQWSKSFSKDVRDYVIERRLNGDSLDTEWKQIFTASGLDTAYADAAIQQFTSYEYRLHAVDSSNLKSELSLALSYIAKKPAQKVKTFTNLNAYVSREKKYIELNWNLSNTDVVEVLIYRAENRNENEVSLIATLPASKKIYDDESIKENTLYTYYIKAVFRNGGSSEFQKIDVEF